One Olsenella sp. oral taxon 807 DNA segment encodes these proteins:
- a CDS encoding polyribonucleotide nucleotidyltransferase, whose translation MTKITHEFDLYGKHYALTTGELAKQATGECLVSCGDSTVNVTVVVSKERKSYDFFPLTVDFIEKMYAVGRIPGGYLKREARPSEKATLTARMIDRPIRPSFPDGFRNEVQIVAMPLVADQVNSVDTISIMGASAALSVGGVPFEGPLAGVRIGRDSQTGEFIVNPTYEERDQSDLDLELAGSATFISMLEAGAEEISEDDMLAAMAFGQEAIAAFCAEQKAFLAKVEAQDGPIATREYLLDGPSEEVHDRVFAHFGEMEAALSHADKSSRIGRVEALKEAIAAEFSDEEQLQWERAIPAELKGLEKRAMRKMVVERGERVDGRSATEIRPLMVKPNYLPLVHGSGLFQRGQTQVLSVATLGMLNEWQRLDTIEPVDGKRYLHHYNFPPFCTGETGRMGAPKRREIGHGNLAERALLPVIPSEDDFPYTIRVVSEVMESNGSSSMASTCGSTLALMDAGVPIKRPVSGVAMGLIQEEGKTAVLTDIQGLEDFLGDMDFKVCGTAKGITAMQMDNKATGLTPEILREALMQAHEARLRILDAMLEQIPAPRETTKKSAPSIISLAIPTDKIRDVIGSGGKVIRGIQDDTGATVDIQEDGTVFIAGTGGSDEDAAERIRAIIKVPEMGEEYTGRIVNIQPFGAFVELLPGKDGLLHISRVANGRVERVEDVLSIGDEVRVKVIEIDEKGKISLDRLDRPDVSASGRTREHSGERRERTGEHRSRRPGDKGRGTMDHKGANGRQPRRHHEG comes from the coding sequence ATGACAAAGATCACACACGAGTTCGACCTCTATGGCAAGCACTATGCCCTCACGACAGGCGAGCTCGCGAAGCAGGCAACCGGCGAGTGCCTGGTGTCCTGCGGCGACTCGACGGTCAACGTGACCGTCGTCGTCTCCAAGGAGCGAAAGAGCTACGACTTCTTTCCGCTGACGGTCGACTTCATCGAGAAGATGTATGCCGTGGGGCGTATCCCCGGCGGCTACCTCAAGCGCGAGGCGCGTCCCTCCGAGAAGGCGACCCTCACCGCGCGCATGATCGACCGCCCCATTCGTCCGTCCTTTCCCGACGGCTTCAGGAACGAGGTACAGATCGTCGCCATGCCACTTGTGGCCGATCAGGTGAACTCCGTTGACACCATCTCGATCATGGGAGCCTCAGCTGCGCTCAGCGTCGGGGGAGTGCCCTTCGAGGGACCGCTCGCGGGCGTGCGCATCGGTCGTGACAGCCAGACGGGCGAGTTCATCGTAAACCCCACCTACGAGGAGCGTGACCAGTCCGACCTAGACCTGGAGCTTGCGGGGTCTGCGACCTTCATCTCTATGCTCGAGGCGGGCGCCGAGGAGATCTCGGAGGACGATATGCTTGCCGCCATGGCCTTCGGCCAGGAGGCCATCGCCGCCTTCTGCGCGGAGCAGAAGGCGTTTCTCGCCAAGGTCGAGGCGCAGGACGGTCCCATCGCGACAAGGGAGTACCTCCTCGACGGGCCCAGCGAGGAGGTTCACGATCGTGTGTTCGCCCACTTTGGCGAGATGGAGGCTGCTCTCAGCCACGCTGACAAGTCTTCGCGCATAGGCAGGGTTGAGGCACTCAAGGAGGCGATCGCGGCCGAGTTCAGCGATGAGGAGCAGCTCCAGTGGGAGCGTGCCATCCCAGCTGAGCTCAAAGGCCTCGAGAAGCGCGCCATGCGCAAGATGGTCGTCGAGCGCGGTGAGCGCGTCGACGGACGTTCGGCCACCGAGATTCGCCCCCTCATGGTGAAGCCAAACTACCTGCCGCTCGTCCATGGCTCCGGGCTCTTCCAGCGTGGGCAGACCCAGGTCCTCTCCGTGGCCACGCTCGGCATGCTCAACGAGTGGCAGCGTCTCGACACCATCGAGCCGGTCGATGGGAAGCGCTACCTCCATCACTACAACTTCCCGCCCTTTTGTACCGGCGAGACCGGCCGCATGGGTGCGCCCAAGCGTCGCGAGATAGGCCATGGTAACCTGGCCGAGCGTGCCCTTCTGCCGGTGATTCCCAGCGAGGATGACTTCCCCTACACCATTCGCGTTGTCTCCGAGGTCATGGAGTCCAACGGTTCCTCTTCGATGGCGTCCACCTGTGGCTCGACGCTTGCACTCATGGATGCGGGCGTACCCATCAAGCGTCCTGTCTCGGGCGTCGCGATGGGTCTCATCCAGGAGGAGGGCAAGACTGCCGTTCTCACCGACATTCAAGGTCTTGAGGACTTCCTCGGTGACATGGACTTCAAGGTCTGCGGCACTGCCAAGGGCATCACGGCCATGCAGATGGACAACAAGGCCACAGGTCTCACGCCCGAGATCCTGCGTGAGGCGCTCATGCAGGCGCACGAGGCCCGTCTGCGCATCCTTGACGCGATGCTCGAGCAGATCCCGGCTCCGCGTGAGACTACCAAGAAGAGCGCACCTTCCATCATCAGCCTTGCCATTCCCACGGACAAGATTCGTGACGTCATCGGCTCCGGTGGTAAGGTCATCCGCGGTATCCAGGACGACACGGGTGCCACAGTCGACATCCAGGAGGACGGTACCGTCTTCATCGCAGGCACCGGTGGGTCTGACGAAGACGCTGCCGAGCGCATCAGGGCCATCATCAAGGTCCCCGAGATGGGCGAGGAGTACACCGGTCGTATCGTGAACATCCAACCCTTCGGGGCCTTCGTCGAGCTACTTCCCGGCAAGGATGGCCTTCTCCATATCTCGCGCGTCGCCAATGGCCGCGTCGAGCGAGTCGAGGACGTGCTCAGCATCGGTGACGAGGTGCGCGTCAAGGTCATCGAGATCGACGAGAAGGGCAAGATCTCCCTTGATCGTCTTGACAGGCCTGACGTCTCTGCCTCGGGGAGGACCCGCGAGCATAGTGGCGAGCGTCGCGAGCGGACGGGTGAGCACCGCAGTCGCCGTCCTGGCGACAAGGGGCGTGGGACCATGGACCACAAGGGTGCCAATGGTCGCCAGCCGCGTCGCCACCATGAAGGCTAG
- the rpsO gene encoding 30S ribosomal protein S15 yields the protein MAVTKERKAELIRQYGKDERDSGSSAVQVAILTERIKGLTEHMKAHKKDYHTRRGLLTLVGQRRRLLSYIKKQDVEAYRSLIRSLGIRDNIQ from the coding sequence ATGGCAGTCACCAAGGAACGCAAGGCAGAGCTCATCAGGCAGTATGGCAAGGACGAGAGGGACTCCGGCTCCTCCGCCGTGCAGGTTGCCATCCTGACGGAGCGCATCAAGGGCCTGACTGAGCATATGAAGGCTCACAAGAAGGACTATCATACCCGTCGCGGTCTTCTCACCCTCGTCGGACAGCGCAGGCGTCTCCTCTCCTACATCAAGAAGCAGGACGTTGAGGCCTACCGTAGCCTGATCAGGAGCTTGGGCATCCGCGACAACATCCAGTAG
- the recO gene encoding DNA repair protein RecO, with translation MASRTRRLSCIVLRRTKLAEQDLILTMLAASGEEVRAVAKGARRPGGRLASRSELFSEVDLLLAKGRGALEVVSEATLVNAHAKIRGDFARVSAASVVAELACLTCLQNSEDSFLHPICSKALACLERACDQRQLDLIVAAYVMKVLAHCGWRPELTQCISCGDAEVSYLSAQMGGTLCSSCAKDVPGARRLERSELAWLRALITSTFDELLAAGPDPKTSSALVLLAHVWATTQLDCRLRAYEFMLSS, from the coding sequence ATGGCCTCGCGCACGCGTCGGCTCAGCTGCATCGTTCTCAGGCGCACCAAGCTCGCCGAGCAGGACCTCATCCTGACCATGCTTGCCGCATCTGGCGAGGAGGTGCGTGCCGTCGCCAAGGGCGCGCGTAGGCCGGGAGGGCGCCTTGCCTCCCGCTCCGAGCTCTTCTCCGAGGTTGACCTGCTCCTTGCCAAGGGCAGGGGTGCCCTCGAGGTCGTCTCGGAGGCGACGCTCGTGAACGCACACGCCAAGATTCGCGGAGACTTCGCGCGGGTGAGTGCCGCGAGCGTCGTGGCGGAGCTCGCCTGTCTCACCTGCCTCCAAAACAGCGAGGACTCCTTCTTGCATCCGATCTGCTCGAAGGCACTCGCGTGCCTTGAGCGGGCCTGCGACCAGCGGCAGCTGGACCTCATCGTCGCTGCCTACGTGATGAAGGTGCTCGCGCACTGTGGCTGGAGACCCGAGCTTACGCAGTGCATCTCCTGTGGCGATGCGGAGGTCAGCTACCTCTCGGCCCAGATGGGCGGCACGCTTTGCTCGAGCTGCGCCAAGGACGTGCCTGGGGCGCGGCGGCTGGAGCGCTCGGAGCTTGCCTGGTTAAGAGCGCTCATCACGTCGACCTTTGACGAACTGCTTGCGGCTGGACCGGACCCCAAGACCTCGAGCGCGCTCGTCCTTCTCGCGCACGTTTGGGCGACGACGCAGCTCGACTGCCGCCTGCGCGCCTACGAGTTCATGCTGAGCTCCTAG
- a CDS encoding DUF86 domain-containing protein, which yields MTRNDTGIDSCPRHLRLLLDYARQAAQLVESGEVSRESLGRSVVHQLAATKALELVGEQAWLLDKEGVDLGEGIDLATIAGMRHRMVHHYDGIDWSLVEEALFEDIPELVRRLSELATRGQGTRDANAPGLCSDNAGELG from the coding sequence ATGACGAGGAATGATACAGGTATTGACAGTTGTCCTCGGCACCTGAGGCTCCTCCTCGACTATGCAAGGCAGGCCGCGCAGCTCGTTGAGTCAGGTGAGGTGAGCCGCGAGTCACTTGGAAGGAGCGTGGTCCATCAGCTTGCCGCCACAAAGGCGCTAGAGCTTGTCGGGGAACAGGCATGGCTTCTCGACAAGGAGGGTGTCGACCTAGGCGAGGGCATTGACTTGGCCACGATTGCCGGCATGCGCCATCGCATGGTCCACCACTACGATGGCATTGACTGGAGTTTGGTCGAAGAGGCGCTGTTCGAGGATATCCCCGAGCTTGTAAGGAGGCTTAGCGAGCTTGCCACAAGAGGGCAGGGCACGAGAGATGCCAATGCGCCCGGCCTATGTTCTGACAACGCTGGGGAACTGGGCTAG
- a CDS encoding nucleotidyltransferase family protein has translation MANSFESSLGGHVGPKDLTDTLGHRASRVLGIGELRQIIVPLARRRRIASVSIFGSYARGEADADSDIDILVDRGGGKLTRILGLGTEVERATGKTVDIYDISELMPGPFREAVLREKFDL, from the coding sequence ATGGCAAACTCGTTCGAGTCATCCCTGGGAGGGCACGTCGGCCCGAAGGACCTGACTGACACCTTGGGTCACAGGGCATCCCGCGTCCTTGGCATCGGGGAGCTTAGGCAGATTATCGTGCCGCTCGCCCGGCGTCGTCGCATCGCTTCGGTGAGCATCTTCGGATCGTATGCGCGAGGTGAGGCGGATGCTGACTCCGACATCGACATCCTGGTCGATCGTGGTGGGGGCAAGCTCACGAGGATCCTGGGCCTGGGAACCGAGGTTGAGAGGGCCACGGGCAAGACCGTAGACATCTATGACATATCGGAGCTTATGCCGGGGCCCTTTCGTGAGGCTGTGCTAAGAGAGAAGTTCGACCTATGA
- the era gene encoding GTPase Era, producing the protein MSRDDYTPTHCPSSQEAFRSGFVALVGRPNVGKSTLLNACYGAKIAITSDVAQTTRRRMRAIVNTETSQLVIVDTPGLHKPKDALGKELNRAALAELADMDVVALLIDATKPVGRGDEWVAGRVEASAAPFKLLVVTKADIAGPEMVASQLERASRLTRFDDSLVVSAREGFNVDTFLAIVSEHLPRGPRWFPDGMDVDLTDEELVAEFIREKALLNLRQELPHSVGVTCDEISWAKDGHASVAATVIVEREGQKGIVIGRGGSMIKRIGTEARRDVERLLGASCFLDLRVQVRPGWRRDRSEIRRMGLAVDE; encoded by the coding sequence ATGTCACGTGACGATTACACACCGACGCACTGCCCGAGCAGCCAAGAGGCGTTTCGCAGCGGCTTTGTCGCCTTGGTGGGCCGACCCAACGTGGGAAAGTCAACCCTGCTCAACGCTTGCTACGGGGCCAAGATCGCCATCACCTCCGATGTCGCCCAGACGACGCGCAGGCGCATGAGGGCCATTGTGAACACGGAGACGTCGCAGCTCGTGATCGTGGACACGCCTGGCCTGCACAAGCCCAAGGACGCTCTTGGCAAGGAGCTCAACAGGGCCGCGCTCGCCGAGCTTGCCGACATGGACGTCGTGGCGCTCCTCATTGACGCCACGAAGCCCGTGGGCCGGGGGGACGAGTGGGTGGCGGGTCGCGTCGAGGCCTCGGCGGCTCCCTTCAAGCTGCTCGTCGTGACCAAGGCTGACATCGCGGGGCCAGAGATGGTCGCATCCCAGCTCGAGAGGGCGTCTCGCCTCACGCGCTTCGACGATAGCTTGGTCGTGTCTGCGAGGGAGGGGTTCAACGTGGACACGTTTCTGGCGATCGTCAGTGAGCACCTGCCGCGAGGTCCCAGGTGGTTTCCCGACGGCATGGACGTAGACCTCACGGACGAGGAGCTCGTGGCCGAGTTCATCCGTGAGAAGGCCCTCCTCAACCTGCGTCAGGAGCTGCCGCACTCCGTGGGTGTGACCTGCGACGAGATCAGCTGGGCGAAGGACGGGCACGCCTCTGTCGCGGCTACGGTCATCGTCGAGCGAGAGGGGCAGAAGGGCATCGTGATCGGTCGCGGGGGCTCCATGATCAAGAGGATTGGCACCGAGGCCAGACGAGATGTCGAGAGGCTCTTGGGCGCGAGCTGCTTCTTGGACCTGCGCGTGCAGGTGCGTCCCGGGTGGCGGCGCGACCGGAGTGAGATCCGTCGCATGGGCCTTGCCGTGGACGAATAG
- a CDS encoding diacylglycerol kinase family protein — MIPGKRFRHPSFKRSFLFALQGFRTALSQERNLKVMCGVGAVAIVAGIALRLDPLSWAIVLLCCGVVIAGELLNTAVETIIDLVSPEFHPLAGRAKDIAAAAVWSLSVFVALAGTIVYANALMRLLS; from the coding sequence ATGATCCCTGGCAAGAGATTTCGCCATCCCTCGTTCAAGCGGAGTTTCCTCTTCGCGCTCCAGGGCTTCAGGACGGCGCTCTCGCAGGAGCGTAACCTCAAGGTCATGTGCGGTGTTGGGGCAGTGGCCATCGTGGCTGGGATCGCGTTGAGGCTCGACCCCTTGAGCTGGGCCATCGTTCTTCTCTGCTGTGGAGTCGTCATAGCCGGAGAGCTTTTGAACACCGCCGTCGAGACGATCATCGACCTCGTCTCCCCGGAGTTCCACCCGCTCGCGGGTCGCGCCAAGGACATCGCGGCGGCGGCTGTCTGGTCGCTCTCGGTGTTCGTCGCCCTTGCGGGGACCATCGTGTATGCAAACGCCCTCATGAGACTCTTGAGCTAA
- the ybeY gene encoding rRNA maturation RNase YbeY, with product MTAPEPVSDVASNVVDFSVDEGVKSPVPKREICRVVDLVLAREGIERPCMVSVSVVTDERMAQLNHRWRGKDRATDVLSLECERPDDANLAPGEPCELGDVILAPAYVAAQAARFGTTPADEFLLLLVHGVLHLLGYDHLTDEEAGVMEAREDELLALIGAAAPTAHVTLTRHGEDGLP from the coding sequence GTGACAGCTCCAGAGCCGGTGAGTGACGTGGCCTCGAACGTCGTGGACTTCTCGGTGGACGAGGGCGTGAAAAGCCCCGTGCCAAAGCGCGAGATCTGCCGCGTGGTCGACCTCGTGCTCGCACGGGAGGGCATCGAAAGACCCTGCATGGTCTCGGTGAGTGTCGTCACGGACGAACGAATGGCCCAGCTCAATCACAGGTGGCGTGGAAAGGACAGGGCGACCGACGTTCTCTCGCTTGAGTGCGAGCGTCCCGATGACGCCAACCTTGCGCCTGGGGAGCCCTGCGAACTGGGGGATGTCATCCTCGCCCCAGCATACGTTGCGGCACAGGCCGCTCGCTTTGGCACGACGCCCGCCGACGAGTTCCTTCTCCTTCTCGTGCACGGCGTGCTGCACCTGCTGGGCTACGACCACCTTACGGACGAGGAGGCAGGGGTCATGGAGGCTCGTGAGGACGAGCTGCTGGCCCTCATCGGAGCTGCCGCGCCCACAGCTCACGTGACGCTCACCCGTCACGGAGAGGATGGGCTGCCATGA
- a CDS encoding PhoH family protein codes for MQPTQVRLTIPDTIDPLRLMGPADTLLRRIEAAFDAMVSVRGNQIQIIGPSGEVDQLTSTFSCLIRLIEAGEQPTESDVDLLVGRVRRGALQVPEPSRDILLTHRGRPIRPKTAGQQRYVDSIAQNTITFGIGPAGTGKTYLAMAMALAALRRKEVGRIVLARPVVEAGESLGYLPGTLQEKLDPYVRPLYDALFDMCDRDRGNALIEQGIIEIAPLAFMRGRTLSDSFVILDEAQNTTHDQMKMFLTRLGLSSKFVITGDMTQRDLLGSNGLRSARAVLAGMDDVEFVDLGLDDIVRHNLVTRIVDAYGRSERQDALRRDSSRAGE; via the coding sequence ATGCAGCCTACCCAGGTGCGCCTGACCATACCGGATACGATAGACCCCCTGCGGCTCATGGGTCCTGCCGACACGCTGTTGCGAAGGATCGAGGCGGCGTTTGACGCGATGGTCTCCGTTCGCGGCAATCAGATCCAGATCATCGGTCCCTCAGGGGAGGTCGATCAGCTGACCTCGACCTTCTCTTGCCTCATCCGCCTCATCGAGGCGGGAGAGCAGCCAACGGAGTCAGACGTCGACCTTCTCGTGGGACGGGTGAGGCGAGGCGCGCTCCAGGTGCCGGAACCCTCCCGGGACATCCTGCTCACTCACCGTGGTCGCCCCATCAGGCCCAAGACGGCGGGTCAGCAGCGCTACGTCGACTCCATCGCCCAAAACACGATCACCTTTGGCATAGGGCCTGCCGGTACCGGTAAGACCTACCTGGCCATGGCCATGGCCCTGGCCGCGCTCAGACGCAAGGAGGTGGGTCGCATCGTGCTCGCGCGTCCCGTCGTTGAGGCGGGGGAGTCACTTGGCTACCTTCCGGGAACCTTACAGGAAAAGCTTGACCCCTACGTTCGCCCACTTTATGACGCGCTCTTCGACATGTGCGACAGGGATCGGGGAAACGCCCTCATTGAGCAGGGCATCATCGAGATCGCGCCTCTGGCCTTCATGCGTGGTCGCACGCTGAGCGACTCCTTCGTCATCCTCGACGAGGCGCAGAACACAACGCATGACCAGATGAAGATGTTCCTCACGCGCCTGGGCCTCTCGTCTAAGTTCGTCATCACAGGTGACATGACCCAGCGCGACCTCCTCGGCTCGAACGGACTCAGGTCCGCTCGCGCGGTCCTCGCAGGCATGGATGACGTGGAGTTCGTCGACCTTGGTCTGGATGACATCGTGCGGCACAACCTCGTCACGAGGATCGTGGACGCCTATGGCAGGAGCGAGCGCCAAGATGCCCTTAGGCGTGACAGCTCCAGAGCCGGTGAGTGA
- a CDS encoding MiaB/RimO family radical SAM methylthiotransferase: MSAPKVAFVNLGCRVNRDELDDIADTLLALGCELSPSAEADAVVVNSCAVTAEAEAKTRKLLRRMAALPQAPEVVATGCAVNLFADELRGLAPNLSVVRDKSQVATRVLELVGAPIGGIDDAGLLRGTPTGRTRLGIKIQDGCDRRCSYCIVWKARGRARSIGAGEVVRRVRRASGRGCAEVVLSGINIGSYEAGGLRLSGLLSLLMRETDVRRVRIGSIEPPDVGVELLEVMAANPERIAPFLHICLQSGSDATLSRMGRAYDSAAFARAVKTARRMLPGVALGTDVIVGFPGETKGEFEQSLAFCQEMGFSRMHVFRYSKRPGTPAASAPDQVDPRLAAKRGARMRDLARSMRLEAASMLLGTEQLVVVERRGRGVTGGLFDVRLDPTVAVGTLVRATPHSLLNDGSLLATVA, encoded by the coding sequence GTGAGCGCTCCCAAGGTCGCCTTCGTCAACCTTGGTTGCAGGGTGAACCGCGATGAGCTCGACGACATCGCGGACACGCTCCTTGCGCTCGGCTGCGAGCTTTCGCCGAGCGCCGAGGCGGATGCTGTCGTCGTGAACAGCTGTGCCGTGACCGCCGAGGCCGAGGCCAAGACGCGCAAGCTCCTGAGGCGTATGGCAGCCCTTCCCCAGGCGCCTGAGGTTGTCGCGACGGGCTGTGCCGTGAACCTCTTTGCGGACGAGCTGAGGGGCCTCGCGCCTAACCTCAGCGTGGTCAGGGACAAGTCACAAGTCGCCACTCGCGTCTTGGAGCTTGTGGGTGCGCCCATAGGTGGCATAGATGACGCAGGCCTCCTTCGCGGCACGCCGACAGGTCGCACGCGCCTTGGCATCAAGATCCAGGATGGCTGCGACAGGCGGTGCAGCTACTGCATCGTGTGGAAGGCCCGAGGCCGCGCACGCTCCATCGGCGCAGGGGAGGTCGTGCGTCGCGTGCGCCGAGCGAGCGGGCGGGGCTGTGCCGAGGTGGTCCTCTCGGGCATCAACATCGGCAGCTATGAGGCAGGCGGGCTTCGCCTTTCTGGCTTGCTTTCGCTCCTCATGCGCGAGACCGACGTCCGTCGCGTTCGCATAGGTTCGATCGAGCCACCTGACGTCGGCGTGGAGCTGCTTGAGGTCATGGCTGCCAACCCCGAACGCATAGCGCCCTTCCTGCACATCTGCCTGCAGTCCGGCTCGGACGCGACGCTCAGTCGCATGGGGCGGGCCTATGACAGTGCCGCCTTCGCCCGCGCCGTGAAGACGGCACGCAGGATGCTCCCAGGCGTCGCGTTGGGGACTGATGTCATCGTGGGCTTTCCCGGCGAGACAAAGGGGGAGTTCGAGCAGAGCCTTGCCTTCTGCCAAGAGATGGGCTTCTCGAGGATGCACGTGTTTCGTTACTCGAAGCGCCCGGGCACACCTGCCGCATCGGCGCCCGACCAGGTTGATCCGAGGCTTGCGGCCAAAAGGGGCGCACGTATGCGCGATCTCGCCCGTTCGATGCGACTTGAGGCGGCCAGCATGCTGCTTGGCACCGAGCAGCTCGTCGTCGTGGAACGGCGAGGGCGGGGCGTCACGGGCGGTCTCTTTGACGTTCGCCTCGATCCGACCGTGGCGGTGGGCACCCTCGTGCGGGCGACGCCCCACTCGCTTCTCAACGACGGAAGTCTCCTGGCGACCGTCGCGTGA
- a CDS encoding DnaJ C-terminal domain-containing protein: MAASPDYYEILGVGHDADAKTIKRAFLKKARTLHPDVNQAPDAERKFKEVNEAYSVLSDERKRSNYDRFGTPDGPGGFGSDYVDMSDIFGGGFGVSDIFESFFGGGATGAAGRAARTRGRDMGITLRVTLEEAAAGCTKTIAYDRLAPCDDCGGSGAADGGHATSCTRCGGTGRVIEVQRTIFGQMQSQSVCPSCGGSGQVIDKPCETCAGQGRAPSRETVEVKVPAGVHSGQSISLRGKGEAGIRAERGGDLVVTIQVEEHGRFERQGDDLFCRVEIDSLEAIVGMTLTVPGILDEEVVEVRVPAGCSFGEQVKVTGYGMPRLGSHARGSLIAIVQVSAPQGLTKRQLGAIREIVGERRAGRAAGSQVGDEGNVGTKRRGFRGRKRR; encoded by the coding sequence TTGGCAGCGAGTCCTGACTACTACGAGATCCTCGGCGTTGGGCATGACGCCGACGCAAAGACGATCAAGCGCGCGTTTCTCAAGAAGGCGCGGACGCTCCACCCTGACGTCAACCAGGCGCCTGACGCCGAGCGTAAGTTCAAGGAGGTCAACGAGGCCTACTCGGTTCTCTCGGACGAGCGCAAGCGCTCGAACTACGACCGCTTTGGCACGCCGGACGGCCCTGGCGGCTTTGGGTCGGACTACGTTGACATGTCGGACATCTTCGGAGGCGGCTTTGGCGTCAGCGACATCTTCGAGTCGTTCTTTGGTGGGGGAGCGACGGGCGCCGCAGGCAGGGCGGCGAGGACGCGTGGACGTGACATGGGCATCACGCTGCGCGTCACGCTCGAGGAGGCGGCTGCGGGCTGTACGAAGACTATAGCCTACGATCGACTTGCGCCCTGCGACGACTGCGGGGGCAGCGGGGCCGCAGACGGCGGCCATGCCACAAGCTGTACGCGCTGCGGGGGCACGGGGCGTGTGATCGAGGTGCAACGGACGATCTTCGGTCAGATGCAGTCCCAGTCGGTCTGTCCGAGCTGCGGGGGCTCTGGCCAGGTCATCGACAAGCCCTGCGAGACCTGCGCGGGACAGGGAAGAGCGCCTTCTCGCGAGACAGTCGAGGTCAAGGTGCCGGCGGGTGTCCACTCGGGTCAGTCGATCTCGCTGCGTGGCAAGGGCGAGGCGGGCATACGCGCTGAGCGTGGTGGTGACCTCGTGGTAACGATCCAGGTGGAGGAACATGGACGCTTCGAGCGTCAGGGGGATGACCTCTTCTGCAGGGTGGAGATCGACTCGCTCGAGGCCATCGTCGGCATGACGCTTACCGTCCCAGGCATCCTCGACGAAGAGGTGGTCGAGGTCAGGGTGCCGGCGGGTTGCTCCTTTGGCGAACAGGTCAAGGTCACGGGATACGGCATGCCTAGGCTCGGCTCGCACGCCCGCGGCAGCCTGATCGCGATCGTGCAGGTGAGCGCCCCTCAAGGACTCACGAAAAGGCAGCTCGGTGCCATCCGCGAGATCGTCGGTGAGAGGAGGGCCGGGCGCGCTGCGGGGTCTCAGGTCGGTGACGAGGGCAACGTTGGCACCAAGAGGCGCGGATTCCGTGGTAGGAAGCGTCGGTGA
- a CDS encoding DnaJ domain-containing protein produces MASMNEKDYYAILGVEKDASKDEIRRSFQQKARKLHPDVNKAAGAEESFKEVSEAYAVLSDDDKRRRYDAMRSSASFGGYGPASQSPYGAGGFDGSPFGWGFPFGGYAARRGSRSTSRAYNPKVGADVTVELDLSEQQAKEGCQRGVTYQRYVACETCNGKGSIEHEHAGTCPTCGGSGHIGIDLNSIFGLGVFEMECPECEGSGKVVVDPCPSCGGTGRTLSASEVVVSVPAHSHDGDEVRVKDMGNAGTNGKASGDFVCRVGVASERLSRRQALGFYMLGLALPFIALGALARTLSGMWLFIALVVVGGLINAFRDGVIHPVAWWRRGFASVVNGFSNALIMAVVVVMMQSCSTLGTRGYMGY; encoded by the coding sequence ATGGCATCAATGAACGAGAAGGACTACTACGCGATCCTCGGCGTGGAGAAGGACGCCTCGAAGGACGAGATACGCCGCTCCTTCCAGCAGAAGGCGCGCAAGCTCCACCCGGATGTCAACAAGGCGGCAGGTGCCGAGGAGAGCTTCAAGGAGGTCTCTGAGGCCTACGCAGTCCTCTCGGACGACGACAAGCGCAGGCGCTACGACGCCATGCGCTCCAGCGCCTCCTTCGGCGGGTATGGCCCTGCGTCCCAGAGTCCCTACGGTGCGGGTGGTTTTGACGGATCGCCCTTTGGTTGGGGCTTTCCCTTTGGTGGCTATGCCGCGCGTAGGGGGTCTCGGTCCACGTCGCGTGCGTACAACCCCAAGGTGGGCGCCGACGTGACCGTTGAGCTCGACCTGAGCGAGCAGCAGGCCAAGGAGGGCTGTCAGCGCGGCGTTACCTACCAGCGCTACGTGGCCTGCGAGACCTGTAACGGGAAGGGCTCGATCGAGCACGAGCACGCCGGGACCTGCCCCACCTGCGGTGGCAGCGGCCACATCGGTATCGACCTCAACAGCATCTTTGGCCTTGGCGTCTTCGAGATGGAGTGCCCCGAGTGCGAGGGCTCGGGCAAGGTGGTCGTAGACCCCTGCCCCAGCTGCGGAGGCACGGGGCGCACGCTCTCTGCGAGTGAGGTCGTGGTGAGCGTGCCCGCGCATTCGCATGACGGTGACGAGGTGCGCGTCAAGGACATGGGAAACGCCGGCACCAACGGCAAGGCGTCGGGTGACTTCGTCTGCAGGGTCGGCGTCGCCTCCGAGCGCCTGAGCCGACGGCAGGCCCTTGGCTTCTACATGCTTGGACTTGCGCTTCCCTTCATCGCGCTTGGTGCGCTCGCCCGAACCCTCTCGGGCATGTGGCTCTTCATCGCCCTAGTCGTGGTCGGTGGACTCATCAACGCGTTCAGGGACGGCGTCATCCATCCTGTGGCCTGGTGGAGGCGGGGCTTTGCCTCCGTTGTGAACGGCTTTTCCAATGCGCTGATCATGGCTGTCGTCGTGGTGATGATGCAGTCGTGCTCGACGCTCGGCACGAGGGGCTACATGGGCTACTAG